The following proteins are encoded in a genomic region of Gossypium hirsutum isolate 1008001.06 chromosome D05, Gossypium_hirsutum_v2.1, whole genome shotgun sequence:
- the LOC121216861 gene encoding uncharacterized protein: MKKKLKRIELHCVVKVEGPHTQITPQIRKQQILAATGRVIGSDAKRHRFGHGCLSPKWRRFILSINALKKQKKKFHPISLKKNRKLLSSLFLRPQIWPWSGLGFQRASVVAPPRAAAKGTKSYLFGPFLKPVASRTQIQGRISSKMSLNLKNEEKTLVLSSSDATQVSVQVVNMTAKVANTRRWQKGSWPEGPKCNAPKVRVSLFLFENGLPG; the protein is encoded by the exons atgaaaaaaaaattaaaaaggatcGAATTGCATTGTGTTGTAAAAGTGGAGGGACCGCATACACAAATAACCCCTCAAATCAGAAAACAGCAGATCCTGGCTGCGACGGGTCGGGTAATCGGGTCTGAcgcaaaacggcatcgttttggccATGGTTGCTTAAGtccaaaatggcgtcgtttcaTACTTAGTATAAAtgctttaaaaaaacaaaaaaaaaagtttcatcccatttctttaaaaaaaaatagaaagcttTTGAGCTCTCTCTTTCTCAGGCCTCAAATCTGGCCATGGTCCGGCCTAGGGTTCCAGCGTGCCTCCGTCGTAGCTCCACCACGGGCGGCGGCCAAAGGCACAAAATCGTACCTTTTTGGTCCCTTTTTGAAGCCGGTTGCCTCTAGGACACAAATTCAAGGCCGAATCTCGTCAAAGATGAGCCTAAACCTAAAAAACGAGGAGAAAACACTCGTCCTCTCCTCCTCCGACGCGACGCAG GTGTCAGTGCAAGTGGTCAACATGACAGCGAAGGTGGCAAACACGCGACGGTGGCAGAAGGGCAGTTGGCCAGAAGGCCCTAAGTGCAACGCACCTAAGGTTAGGGTTTCtctttttttgtttgaaaatggGTTACCGGGCTAG
- the LOC107903614 gene encoding pentatricopeptide repeat-containing protein At1g62930, chloroplastic, producing MGLSKKPMSMPVRGKGKRDHRFDNVDHALSLFNKMIEKYPKPSIVEFTKLLGAIVKMKHYAIVVSKYRQIELLGVSHDVYSMSILINCFCQLGRIDFGFSVLGKMLKLGVEPDVVIFSTLINGLCNQSKISEAVCMFDEMTEKGYQPDSIVYSTMLKGLCKTGNTVRAARFLRLMESRGYEPDIVAYSTVIDCLCKNGLLQEALNLLSEMKVKGIRPDIITYTCLIHGMCNLGQQEEATRLLNEMVDNNISLDIVTYTLLIDALCKEGTISKAVEIVDTMRKQGIEPDVVTYSTLVDAHCKEGMVSEAEDIVDAMIKRGIEPDVVTYNTLVNGHCLQNEMDKARRVFNLMIEKGCAPNIVTYNTMINGYCKAKRLDEAMEFFHEISQKGPIPNIFTYNTLLQSMFQLGRVSTACELFRKMLASGQVPDLVTCSILLNGLGKTGHIEEALKLFQAMRNSGLELDIIPYNILIDGLCKAGHIEFAKELFHQVSDNGLKPNVVTYRAMINGLCKEGLPDEAYRLFGSMGDNDCLPDSCCYNVMIRGFLRNSYTSKATQLLMEMVGKGFSADIITATLFMDLIIHSNKSILL from the exons ATGG GCCTAAGTAAGAAACCCATGTCCATGCCTGTTAGAGGAAAGGGAAAAAGAGACCACCGCTTCGATAATGTCGATCATGCTTTGAGTTTGTTCAATAAGATGATTGAAAAGTACCCAAAGCCTTCAATTGTggaattcactaaattattaggaGCCATTGTTAAGATGAAACATTATGCCATTGTTGTTTCTAAGTATAGACAGATCGAATTATTGGGTGTTTCCCACGATGTTTATTCTATGAGCATCTTGATTAATTGCTTTTGTCAATTAGGTCGAAttgattttgggttttctgtTTTGGGGAAAATGCTGAAGTTAGGTGTTGAGCCTGATGTTGTAATTTTTTCAACTTTGATTAATGGGCTTTGTAATCAAAGTAAGATTTCTGAGGCCGTTTGTATGTTCGATGAAATGACTGAAAAAGGGTATCAACCTGATTCGATTGTTTACAGTACAATGCTTAAGGGGTTGTGTAAGACCGGTAATACTGTTAGAGCTGCTAGGTTTCTAAGGCTGATGGAAAGCAGAGGTTATGAACCCGATATTGTAGCATATAGCACTGTCATTGACTGCCTTTGTAAGAACGGTTTGTTACAGGAGGCTCTCAATCTCTTATCTGAAATGAAGGTTAAGGGCATTAGACCAGATATCATAACTTACACTTGCTTAATTCATGGTATGTGTAATTTGGGCCAGCAGGAGGAGGCAACAAGGCTTTTGAATGAAATGGTTGATAACAATATTTCACTTGATATTGTCACATATACATTATTGATTGATGCTCTTTGCAAGGAAGGAACGATTTCTAAAGCTGTAGAGATCGTTGACACAATGAGAAAGCAAGGCATTGAGCCTGATGTTGTCACGTATAGTACATTGGTTGATGCGCATTGCAAGGAAGGGATGGTCTCTGAAgctgaggatattgttgacgcaatGATAAAGCGAGGCATTGAGCCTGATGTTGTCACGTATAATACATTAGTTAATGGTCATTGCTTGCAGAATGAAATGGATAAAGCTAGAAGAGTTTTCAACCTGATGATTGAGAAGGGTTGTGCACCTAATATAGTTACTTACAACACTATGATCAATGGATATTGCAAAGCTAAGAGGTTAGACGAAGCAATGGAATTCTTTCATGAAATATCTCAAAAGGGACCAATCCCGAATATTTTCACATACAACACTCTCTTGCAAAGTATGTTTCAGTTAGGGAGAGTTTCAACTGCATGTGAACTGTTTAGAAAGATGCTTGCTTCTGGACAAGTTCCAGATTTAGTGACTTGTTCGATTTTGCTGAATGGTTTAGGCAAAACAGGTCATATTGAGGAGGCATTGAAACTTTTTCAAGCAATGCGAAACAGTGGGTTGGAACTTGATATTATCCCATATAATATCCTAATTGATGGGTTGTGCAAAGCTGGGCATATCGAATTTGCCAAGGAATTATTTCATCAAGTCTCAGACAATGGTTTAAAACCGAATGTTGTCACATATCGTGCAATGATTAATGGACTGTGTAAAGAGGGATTGCCAGATGAAGCATACAGGTTGTTTGGGAGCATGGGAGATAATGACTGTTTGCCTGATAGCTGCTGTTATAATGTAATGATTCGGGGGTTCCTTCGCAACAGCTATACCTCAAAGGCAACACAACTTCTTATGGAAATGGTTGGTAAGGGCTTTTCTGCAGATATAATCACTGCCACCTTGTTTATGGATCTTATCATACACTCTAATAAATCGATCTTGCTCTGA